From a single Nostoc sp. MS1 genomic region:
- a CDS encoding TniB family NTP-binding protein yields MTNEEIQQEIERLRQPDILNIEQVKRFSAWLDERRKLRKPGRAVGESGLGKTTASLFYTYQNRAVKIPNQNPVVPVLYIELIGSSCSPSLLFKTIIEILKFKAKGGNETQLRERAWYFIKQCKVEILIIDEAHRLQFKTLPDVRDLFDKVKIIPILVGTSSRLDTLISKDEQVAGRFAAYFSFEKLIGENFTKTVKIWEQQILKLPEPSNLAENQEIITILQGKTAGQIRLLDQILRDAAVKALESGVNKIDKSLLNSIEGDYLLTAS; encoded by the coding sequence ATGACAAATGAAGAAATACAACAAGAAATTGAGCGTCTTAGACAACCAGATATTTTAAACATTGAACAAGTGAAAAGATTTAGTGCTTGGTTAGATGAAAGGCGAAAATTACGAAAACCTGGAAGGGCAGTGGGAGAGTCAGGTTTGGGCAAAACCACAGCTTCTCTTTTTTATACCTACCAAAACCGAGCAGTTAAAATTCCAAATCAAAACCCAGTTGTGCCTGTATTATATATAGAGTTAATAGGTAGTTCTTGCAGCCCATCGCTTTTATTTAAAACGATTATTGAAATTCTAAAATTTAAGGCGAAAGGTGGCAACGAAACTCAGTTAAGAGAAAGAGCATGGTATTTCATTAAGCAATGTAAAGTAGAAATATTAATTATTGATGAGGCTCATAGACTTCAATTTAAAACGCTGCCAGATGTTAGAGACTTATTCGATAAAGTAAAGATTATCCCTATATTGGTGGGTACAAGTAGTCGACTTGATACATTAATTAGTAAAGATGAGCAGGTTGCTGGACGTTTTGCAGCATACTTTAGTTTTGAAAAACTAATAGGAGAAAACTTTACAAAAACGGTAAAGATTTGGGAACAGCAAATTCTGAAACTACCTGAGCCATCAAATTTAGCAGAGAACCAAGAAATTATAACTATTTTACAGGGAAAAACTGCTGGACAAATTAGATTACTAGACCAAATTCTTAGAGATGCAGCAGTTAAAGCATTAGAATCTGGTGTTAATAAAATTGATAAGTCACTTTTAAATAGTATTGAAGGTGATTATTTATTAACGGCAAGCTAA
- a CDS encoding TniQ family protein: MPEEIYNFEAWINIVEPLPGESISHFLGRFERANLLTGYQVGREAGVGAIVTRWKKLYLNPFPTLQELEALARFVEVGVEKFKEMLPPKGATMKPRPIKLCAACYAEVPCHLIEWQFKDKLKCDRHNLRLLTKCTNCETPFPIPADWVEGKCSHCSLPFATMAKRQKLYSL, from the coding sequence ATGCCAGAAGAAATATATAATTTTGAAGCTTGGATAAATATAGTTGAACCATTACCAGGGGAAAGTATAAGCCACTTTTTAGGTCGTTTTGAGAGAGCTAATTTACTAACTGGGTATCAGGTTGGTAGAGAAGCGGGAGTTGGTGCAATAGTAACACGATGGAAAAAACTGTACCTTAATCCATTTCCAACTCTACAAGAATTAGAGGCATTAGCAAGGTTTGTTGAGGTGGGAGTCGAAAAATTCAAGGAGATGCTACCACCCAAGGGGGCGACTATGAAGCCTCGACCAATTAAATTGTGTGCTGCTTGCTATGCAGAAGTACCTTGCCACCTTATCGAGTGGCAATTTAAGGACAAACTTAAGTGCGATCGCCACAATTTACGCTTGTTAACCAAATGTACTAACTGTGAAACGCCTTTCCCAATTCCCGCAGATTGGGTGGAAGGAAAATGTTCTCATTGTTCTTTGCCTTTTGCAACAATGGCGAAGCGTCAAAAGCTTTATTCACTTTAA
- a CDS encoding transposase translates to MGLFPPGKGGGEGVKYGHKGKGILIHTLTDGNGMPLANRTTPANGSETDQVIPLLDSVKVKTNRPGRPRKRVKVLAADKGYDSKDKRAALRKRGIRPQLPRACLEESKKSG, encoded by the coding sequence ATGGGTCTTTTTCCCCCTGGCAAAGGTGGCGGTGAAGGCGTTAAGTACGGTCATAAAGGTAAGGGAATTTTAATACACACCTTAACTGATGGTAATGGTATGCCCTTGGCTAATCGCACAACTCCAGCCAACGGTAGTGAAACAGATCAAGTGATACCACTGTTAGATAGTGTCAAAGTTAAAACGAATAGACCCGGTAGACCTCGTAAACGTGTTAAAGTTCTGGCTGCTGACAAAGGCTATGATTCCAAGGACAAACGGGCTGCATTGCGTAAACGTGGAATCAGACCTCAATTGCCGCGCGCGTGTTTGGAAGAATCGAAAAAATCGGGGTAG
- a CDS encoding transposase, producing the protein MAGKFEGLSDMEWKLFEDIFPKEPENRGRGMPHAPFRHVLNTLLYILITGCRWCDAPTGEIWASKSAAHRWLQRWETDGTLESLQARILGIAEERSLINWNYGAVDGSFSPWQRWR; encoded by the coding sequence ATGGCGGGGAAATTTGAAGGGTTAAGTGATATGGAGTGGAAGTTGTTTGAAGATATATTCCCCAAGGAACCAGAAAACAGAGGAAGGGGAATGCCTCATGCACCATTTCGTCATGTACTGAACACGTTATTGTATATATTGATAACAGGATGCCGTTGGTGTGATGCTCCCACAGGAGAAATCTGGGCATCAAAAAGTGCAGCGCACAGATGGTTGCAACGTTGGGAAACGGACGGAACTTTGGAAAGTTTACAAGCAAGGATACTAGGAATTGCAGAGGAAAGAAGCCTAATCAACTGGAATTACGGTGCTGTTGATGGGTCTTTTTCCCCCTGGCAAAGGTGGCGGTGA
- a CDS encoding helix-turn-helix domain-containing protein, whose amino-acid sequence MSENQVIRWKLNEVMARKRVKNKDLAVILGITENSIYRLRKVDEMPRLAPERLNGICKALNCQPGELLEYLPDEGEGNVVSQADIV is encoded by the coding sequence ATGTCTGAGAATCAAGTGATTCGCTGGAAATTAAATGAAGTGATGGCGCGAAAGCGGGTTAAAAATAAGGATTTAGCTGTGATACTTGGTATAACTGAAAACTCAATTTATAGATTGCGTAAGGTTGATGAAATGCCAAGATTAGCACCGGAACGATTGAATGGCATTTGCAAAGCGTTGAATTGTCAACCAGGGGAACTATTGGAATATCTGCCAGATGAAGGTGAAGGGAATGTTGTTTCTCAGGCTGATATAGTTTAA
- the drmC gene encoding DISARM system phospholipase D-like protein DrmC, with translation MAFLQLSRPTLLKLVTALENGRLSPPFLVSTIANYVPANLSQTVVDELNRLTGEGVKCSHIAYTLRLLAAERSTSQQIRDRIELVWTGPEVTGSQSRDTSVVVRELFSNAKKTVLISSFAIDKGEKARKLFQVLAERMDAHPELYVQMFLNIQRPHHSEVPESVLLREFAHTFRRDIWVGGRLPEVFYDVRSLAVDVKQKSSLHAKCIVVDEEFVLITSANFTEAAHERNIEAGVLLTDSATAQALRSQFDSLVSHKILRPIPGI, from the coding sequence ATGGCTTTTTTGCAACTTAGCCGTCCAACTTTACTGAAACTAGTAACAGCACTAGAAAATGGCAGGCTATCCCCACCTTTTCTAGTTTCGACTATTGCTAACTACGTACCCGCAAACTTAAGCCAAACCGTAGTTGATGAACTTAATCGTCTTACTGGTGAAGGCGTAAAGTGTAGCCATATTGCTTATACTCTCCGCTTATTGGCAGCAGAACGAAGCACATCTCAACAAATACGCGATCGCATTGAGTTAGTATGGACTGGCCCAGAGGTGACTGGTTCTCAAAGCCGTGATACTAGCGTCGTTGTCCGCGAACTTTTTAGTAACGCGAAAAAAACCGTTCTCATCTCCAGTTTTGCCATTGATAAAGGCGAGAAAGCAAGAAAATTATTCCAGGTACTTGCAGAACGCATGGATGCTCACCCAGAACTATATGTGCAAATGTTTCTGAATATCCAACGTCCACATCACAGCGAAGTACCAGAGTCAGTATTATTGAGGGAATTTGCACACACCTTTCGCCGCGATATCTGGGTAGGGGGGAGATTACCAGAAGTATTTTATGATGTGCGATCGCTGGCAGTTGATGTTAAGCAAAAATCATCTCTCCATGCCAAGTGCATTGTTGTAGATGAGGAATTTGTGCTGATCACATCAGCTAACTTTACAGAAGCCGCCCACGAACGCAATATTGAAGCAGGCGTGTTGCTCACTGACTCAGCAACAGCCCAAGCATTACGATCACAGTTTGACAGTTTGGTGTCTCACAAAATACTGCGTCCTATTCCTGGGATTTGA
- the drmB gene encoding DUF1998 domain-containing protein, which translates to MTEEYNRLLVRSASNAYFSQILSVISLPDLDAGLRDAVNLVYEDFLQYAESASDVKKERKKQKVAVALEKFTDEAVWEEVQQRQSGQGKPNKSIKQVEIETLLSSPVEVGEDFPDGDFHARSRSLDNLQPAFASCIERIVLVHRLREVIAQVGFTRFEAEMPDIDGELDISVRRAALDIETTWVPAIENKGEGVFIAFRKEAIEDWLKREAVKKRGRELSRGFDIWCARKGIDQEKEKVKFPGLPYIMLHSLSHLLIVAVSLECGYAASSIRERIYAGESGYGILLYTGSTGSEGTLGGLVEVGKRIEHHLEVALEQGRLCSNDPVCAQHRPDNEQEERFLHGSACHGCLLIAETSCERRNEFLDRALVVSTVEGLGAEFFPE; encoded by the coding sequence TTGACCGAGGAGTACAACCGCTTATTAGTTAGGTCTGCCAGTAACGCCTATTTTTCGCAAATTCTCAGCGTTATTTCCCTACCTGACCTAGATGCGGGTTTACGAGATGCAGTGAATTTAGTTTACGAAGATTTTCTCCAATATGCAGAAAGCGCCAGCGATGTAAAAAAAGAGCGTAAAAAACAGAAGGTTGCTGTAGCTTTAGAAAAATTTACTGATGAAGCCGTCTGGGAAGAAGTACAACAGCGACAAAGTGGGCAAGGAAAACCAAATAAAAGCATTAAGCAAGTAGAAATAGAGACATTACTTTCCAGCCCAGTCGAAGTTGGGGAAGATTTCCCAGACGGTGATTTTCATGCTAGGTCACGTAGTTTAGATAATTTACAGCCTGCGTTTGCTTCCTGCATTGAACGAATTGTTTTAGTCCATCGTTTACGTGAAGTAATTGCCCAGGTGGGTTTTACTCGCTTTGAAGCCGAAATGCCAGATATCGACGGCGAACTTGATATCAGTGTCAGGCGTGCTGCGTTGGATATTGAAACCACTTGGGTTCCGGCAATTGAGAATAAAGGCGAGGGTGTGTTTATTGCTTTTCGTAAGGAAGCTATTGAAGATTGGTTAAAACGAGAAGCCGTTAAAAAGCGAGGAAGAGAATTATCAAGAGGATTTGATATTTGGTGTGCGCGTAAAGGTATCGACCAGGAAAAAGAAAAAGTTAAGTTTCCTGGCTTGCCATATATTATGCTGCATTCTCTATCACACTTATTGATTGTGGCTGTATCGTTAGAATGCGGCTATGCTGCCAGTTCCATCCGTGAACGCATCTATGCTGGTGAATCTGGCTATGGCATTCTTTTATACACTGGCTCAACTGGTTCAGAAGGGACTTTAGGCGGACTGGTAGAAGTTGGCAAACGCATTGAACACCATTTGGAGGTAGCACTAGAGCAAGGAAGATTATGTTCAAATGACCCAGTATGCGCTCAACATCGGCCAGATAATGAGCAAGAGGAGCGTTTTCTCCACGGTTCGGCTTGTCACGGATGCTTGCTAATTGCAGAAACATCCTGCGAACGCCGCAATGAATTTCTTGACCGCGCCTTGGTTGTCTCTACAGTTGAAGGTTTAGGGGCAGAGTTTTTCCCAGAGTAA
- the drmA gene encoding DISARM system helicase DrmA, protein MKNTTSAEVRSHLIEALQLDLIGPTPDDIDHAEEILDQAPSKWYLTGFLVPYGAPIEQRGDDTGDDDLDVMQGGSAGEDEAVPDKPFAKKAFFPSSMGLSFLVAENASQLNLTAQWGDYFPIKDNTVAQSQDDSGAEETVLPLELETTIPQEEANNNLSGCWKRIPRQAQITVPLKLPHHQNQSTRTIPIPDSNGLQLVVSIRPVTSKELVPAGTRSVSVFLVNNRLPTSDKQRDISYIFQTSLIIHTPEPLVARPNLRGRDNLDWDENVADLQYRDDYEYAVSHNVSAIALTNPDGSCQEIRTAWIPTADVEKVIATEVKNVELGMEALANAPTPAALQNMLSRMVDAYADWIKEQRTKCPTEPKRLNVALDLLRRAEIANKRINAGIQALNDPQIFEAFQIGNRAIATYIRQRATHGKNITPESLAPPKWRPFQLAFILMNLVGIAYPENSDRELVDLLFFPTGGGKTEAYLGLAAFTLVLRRLRYPGVKSAGLSVLMRYTLRLLTLDQLGRAAAMICALELERQKNPQKLGTWPFEIGLWVGQTATPNRMGKKGDNDENSARERTRTFQNNDHNPSPIPLENCPWCGTKFNRNSFQLQPNPDQPTNLQVFCANRRCNFRGDNPLPIVAVDEPIYRRLPCFIISTVDKFASLPWVGETGALFGRVDRYDNDGFYGPTQPNRGRPLGGYLPPPDLIIQDELHLISGPLGTMVGLYETAIDALCSQEIDGKKIRPKIVASTATVRRASKQIQALFGRSEVDIFPPPGPDRRDSFFAKTVPATVKNARTYVGIAAQGRSLKVVLLRTYLALLGAAQKQWLEQGGKKNSENPADPYMTLLGYFNSLRELGGSRRIVEDEVKSRLLRYSQRQRVGETSGLFADRKIDDEPKELTSRVSTNKVADAKRRMELTFDQDDKVDVVLATNMISVGLDITRLGLMVVLGQPKTAAEYIQATSRVGRDEEKPGLVVTLLNIHRPRDRSHYERFFAWHSTFYRAVEATSVTPFSPRAIDRGVQPLIS, encoded by the coding sequence ATGAAAAATACTACATCTGCCGAAGTGCGATCGCACCTCATTGAAGCCTTACAACTCGACCTTATAGGCCCCACCCCCGATGATATTGACCACGCAGAAGAAATTCTCGACCAAGCACCATCAAAATGGTATCTTACAGGTTTCCTAGTGCCATACGGCGCACCCATCGAACAGCGTGGAGATGATACTGGTGATGATGATTTAGACGTAATGCAAGGCGGTAGCGCGGGTGAAGATGAAGCTGTCCCAGACAAACCATTCGCCAAGAAAGCCTTTTTCCCTTCATCGATGGGTTTAAGTTTTCTAGTTGCTGAAAACGCCAGTCAACTTAATCTCACAGCGCAATGGGGTGATTACTTCCCCATCAAAGATAATACTGTGGCACAATCTCAAGATGATTCTGGTGCAGAGGAAACTGTCTTACCTCTGGAACTAGAAACGACAATTCCCCAAGAGGAAGCAAATAACAATTTATCAGGATGCTGGAAGCGGATTCCACGCCAAGCCCAAATCACTGTTCCTTTAAAATTACCGCATCATCAAAACCAATCAACAAGAACTATTCCCATACCTGATAGCAACGGTTTACAACTTGTCGTCTCCATCCGTCCTGTCACATCCAAGGAACTTGTCCCGGCAGGAACTCGTTCCGTTTCTGTATTTCTCGTCAATAATCGCCTCCCCACCTCAGATAAACAGCGCGATATTAGCTATATTTTTCAAACCAGTTTAATCATCCATACCCCAGAACCATTAGTAGCCCGTCCCAACTTACGCGGACGAGATAATCTTGATTGGGATGAAAACGTCGCAGATTTACAATACCGCGATGATTATGAATATGCAGTAAGTCATAACGTTAGTGCGATCGCACTCACCAATCCTGATGGTAGCTGTCAGGAAATACGTACAGCATGGATACCAACGGCTGATGTGGAAAAGGTCATCGCCACCGAAGTAAAAAACGTGGAATTGGGAATGGAAGCCTTAGCCAACGCACCCACACCAGCAGCATTACAAAATATGCTGAGTCGAATGGTAGATGCTTACGCTGATTGGATTAAGGAGCAACGCACCAAATGTCCCACCGAACCCAAGCGGTTAAATGTCGCCCTAGATTTACTCCGCCGTGCGGAAATTGCTAACAAGCGAATCAACGCTGGTATCCAAGCCTTAAATGACCCACAAATATTTGAAGCCTTTCAAATAGGAAATCGGGCTATTGCTACCTATATCCGTCAGCGTGCTACTCATGGCAAAAATATTACTCCTGAAAGTCTTGCACCACCAAAATGGCGACCTTTCCAGTTAGCGTTTATACTGATGAACTTAGTAGGGATAGCTTACCCCGAAAATAGCGATCGCGAATTAGTCGATTTGCTATTCTTCCCCACAGGTGGCGGTAAAACCGAAGCCTACTTAGGACTCGCAGCCTTTACCCTGGTCTTGCGGCGACTGCGTTATCCTGGTGTCAAATCGGCTGGTTTAAGCGTCCTCATGCGCTATACCCTGCGTCTTTTGACCCTCGACCAACTCGGAAGGGCTGCGGCGATGATTTGCGCCTTAGAATTGGAACGTCAAAAAAACCCGCAGAAGTTGGGAACTTGGCCGTTTGAAATTGGGCTATGGGTAGGACAAACCGCAACACCCAACCGCATGGGTAAAAAGGGAGATAACGACGAAAACAGTGCTAGAGAACGTACTCGTACTTTTCAAAATAACGATCACAATCCCTCACCCATTCCTTTGGAAAATTGTCCTTGGTGTGGGACAAAATTTAACCGCAACTCATTCCAATTACAGCCAAACCCCGACCAACCAACCAATTTACAAGTATTTTGTGCTAACCGTCGTTGTAATTTCCGTGGTGATAATCCTTTACCAATAGTCGCCGTAGACGAACCAATATACCGTCGCCTACCTTGTTTTATTATCTCTACAGTAGATAAATTCGCCAGCCTGCCTTGGGTGGGAGAAACAGGTGCATTATTTGGACGAGTAGACCGCTACGACAATGATGGTTTTTACGGCCCCACTCAACCAAATCGTGGTAGACCCCTTGGCGGTTATTTACCACCACCAGACCTAATTATCCAAGACGAATTACATTTAATTTCCGGCCCCTTGGGAACAATGGTAGGTTTATACGAAACCGCCATTGATGCTTTATGTAGCCAAGAAATAGACGGTAAAAAAATTCGTCCGAAAATAGTTGCTTCCACTGCGACAGTTCGCCGAGCCAGCAAACAAATTCAAGCTCTATTCGGGCGCAGTGAAGTTGATATATTTCCACCACCAGGGCCAGATAGACGCGATTCATTCTTTGCTAAAACCGTCCCCGCCACAGTAAAAAACGCCCGTACCTATGTAGGAATTGCTGCTCAAGGACGGAGTTTAAAAGTAGTATTATTGCGTACCTATTTAGCATTATTAGGTGCAGCCCAAAAGCAATGGCTAGAACAAGGAGGCAAGAAAAACTCTGAGAACCCAGCCGACCCTTACATGACGCTGTTAGGTTACTTTAACTCCCTACGTGAACTAGGTGGTAGTCGGCGGATTGTTGAGGATGAAGTTAAATCTCGTCTATTGCGTTACAGCCAGCGTCAGCGAGTTGGTGAAACTTCAGGGTTATTTGCTGACCGGAAAATTGATGATGAACCAAAAGAATTAACCTCCCGTGTCAGTACCAATAAAGTTGCAGATGCTAAACGGCGAATGGAATTAACCTTTGATCAAGACGACAAGGTTGACGTAGTTTTAGCAACAAATATGATTTCCGTAGGTTTGGATATTACCCGCTTAGGTTTAATGGTAGTTCTCGGTCAACCCAAGACAGCCGCCGAATATATCCAAGCTACCAGCCGTGTAGGACGGGATGAGGAAAAACCGGGTTTAGTAGTGACGTTATTGAACATTCATCGTCCACGCGATCGCTCTCATTATGAACGCTTTTTTGCTTGGCATTCAACATTTTACCGAGCAGTAGAAGCCACCAGCGTAACTCCCTTTTCCCCCCGCGCTATTGACCGAGGAGTACAACCGCTTATTAGTTAG
- a CDS encoding Eco57I restriction-modification methylase domain-containing protein: MWKLCGDYLNNNPRALTEPIVKETLRPVLEALGERPTPEQILALKVCDLAVGSGAFLVEACRQLAEKLVEAWNQHGMISEVPSDEEPLLYARRLVAQRCLYGVDKNPFAVNLAKLSLWLVTLAKKHPFTFLDHALKCGDSLVGLTRDQLVKFNWEKDTTYDDKELPLFNEQINKVKFNRDEIQSLGDDNYDAKRDFYQATEELLHDARLKGDLVIASFFAAEKDKARKEGRDELFQKYFKWRRNPDESAEVLSISKKLRQADKPVKPFNWEIEFPEVFDRDNPGFDAIVGNPPFLGGRKISSSFGKEYLDWLLYIFPESGGQADYVAYFFRRSFSLLRNGGSTGLIATNTISQGDTRHAGLMQICRSGGTIYNANKRIKWTGSAAVVVSIIHVIKKSSYSKCLLDKNIVTNITAYLLHMGSSEEPNKLILNKYLSFKGQEPYGKGFLFADDIADANPIEEMHRLINKDKRNAERIFPYLGGEEILTHPRHITSKYVISFGNMSKEEASDWPDLLHICEQKVKVERATKSKEVAAHPWWQFWRVRTEMQQAILGKRRCLAHPFTSSYLSFVFVPANTIIASPHVVVATELDSGFAVLQSRIHEIWVKLFSSSMKDDIRYAPSDCLQTFPFPENWETDPTLEAIGKEYYEYRAALMVRNNQGLTDTYNRFHDPDEYDPEILKLRELHTAMDKAVLDAYGWSDIPTDCDFILDYEEEEDTENSSGRQKKKPWRYRWREEIHDEVLARLLDLNQKRAEAEILGGKGADKSKTKGNTKKTRKAGKPTINSTATIPGLTASQTN, translated from the coding sequence TTGTGGAAACTTTGTGGCGACTATCTGAATAATAATCCTCGTGCGTTGACCGAACCGATAGTTAAAGAAACCCTCAGACCTGTTTTGGAAGCATTGGGTGAACGTCCCACACCAGAGCAAATTTTGGCTTTGAAAGTCTGCGATTTAGCCGTAGGGTCAGGCGCGTTTTTGGTGGAAGCTTGTCGTCAGTTAGCTGAAAAATTGGTGGAAGCTTGGAATCAACATGGCATGATTTCAGAAGTGCCATCGGATGAAGAACCGTTACTTTATGCGCGGCGTTTGGTGGCGCAGCGTTGTTTGTATGGGGTGGATAAAAACCCGTTTGCGGTGAATTTGGCGAAGTTATCTTTGTGGTTGGTAACTTTAGCGAAAAAGCATCCTTTTACATTTTTAGACCATGCGTTGAAATGTGGTGATTCGTTGGTAGGTTTAACCCGTGACCAACTTGTTAAGTTTAACTGGGAAAAAGATACTACCTATGATGATAAAGAATTGCCTTTATTTAATGAGCAGATAAATAAGGTTAAGTTTAACCGTGATGAAATTCAAAGTTTAGGTGATGATAATTACGATGCCAAGCGTGATTTTTATCAAGCAACTGAGGAATTATTACATGATGCTCGTCTCAAAGGTGATTTAGTGATTGCTTCTTTCTTTGCGGCGGAGAAAGATAAAGCGAGGAAAGAGGGGCGCGATGAATTATTTCAGAAGTATTTTAAATGGCGGCGAAATCCAGATGAGAGTGCAGAAGTTTTAAGTATTAGTAAAAAATTACGTCAAGCAGATAAACCTGTGAAACCGTTTAATTGGGAGATTGAATTTCCAGAGGTATTTGATAGAGATAATCCAGGTTTTGATGCAATTGTAGGAAACCCCCCATTTTTAGGTGGAAGAAAAATATCTAGTAGCTTTGGAAAAGAATACTTGGATTGGTTGTTATATATATTTCCTGAGTCAGGAGGACAAGCAGATTATGTTGCCTATTTTTTCAGACGGAGTTTTTCATTATTACGTAATGGAGGGTCTACAGGTCTTATAGCAACCAATACCATATCACAAGGTGATACTCGCCATGCAGGTTTGATGCAAATATGTCGTAGTGGAGGAACTATTTATAATGCTAATAAAAGAATTAAGTGGACAGGCTCGGCTGCTGTTGTTGTTAGTATTATTCATGTAATAAAAAAATCATCATATTCTAAATGTCTTCTTGATAAGAATATTGTAACGAATATAACTGCGTATCTACTCCATATGGGAAGTAGCGAAGAACCAAACAAGTTAATCTTAAATAAATATTTATCGTTTAAAGGGCAAGAACCATACGGAAAAGGGTTTTTATTTGCTGATGATATTGCAGATGCTAACCCTATAGAAGAAATGCACAGGCTAATTAATAAAGATAAACGAAATGCAGAAAGAATATTTCCATATTTAGGAGGAGAAGAAATACTTACTCATCCAAGACATATAACTTCAAAGTATGTAATAAGTTTTGGAAACATGAGTAAGGAGGAAGCATCTGATTGGCCAGATTTATTACATATATGTGAACAAAAAGTTAAGGTAGAAAGGGCTACTAAATCTAAAGAAGTGGCTGCTCATCCTTGGTGGCAATTTTGGCGAGTCCGAACTGAAATGCAACAAGCCATTTTAGGTAAAAGAAGATGTTTAGCGCATCCTTTTACTTCCTCATATTTAAGCTTTGTGTTTGTTCCTGCTAATACAATTATTGCCTCGCCTCATGTGGTCGTTGCCACAGAGCTTGACTCTGGTTTTGCTGTACTTCAATCTCGTATCCATGAGATATGGGTAAAACTTTTTAGTTCATCGATGAAAGACGACATTCGTTACGCTCCCTCTGATTGTTTGCAAACCTTCCCCTTCCCCGAAAACTGGGAAACTGATCCCACCCTAGAAGCCATAGGCAAAGAATACTACGAATACCGCGCCGCCTTGATGGTTCGCAACAACCAAGGACTCACCGACACCTACAACCGCTTCCACGACCCCGACGAATACGACCCGGAAATCCTCAAACTACGCGAACTCCACACCGCAATGGATAAAGCCGTCCTCGACGCTTACGGCTGGTCTGATATCCCCACCGACTGCGATTTTATCCTCGACTACGAAGAGGAAGAAGACACAGAAAACAGCAGTGGACGACAAAAGAAAAAACCCTGGCGTTATCGTTGGCGCGAAGAAATCCACGATGAAGTTTTAGCACGCTTGCTTGATTTAAACCAAAAACGCGCCGAAGCCGAAATTTTAGGCGGTAAAGGTGCAGATAAATCCAAAACAAAAGGAAATACTAAAAAGACTCGTAAAGCCGGAAAACCCACAATCAATAGCACTGCTACTATTCCTGGTTTAACAGCATCACAAACAAATTAG
- a CDS encoding GAF domain-containing protein, whose protein sequence is MTDIALPGTIQSVLNKYSDPDALFSALLPILGQVLNCDRCFLYLRHPEAKLGRITHIWRRNPDIPDIGDPEWELEPPSLPQEDPMFAAALRTDPSIYVEDVETADPTVLNKDFERRSFGHRALIHAHLCHNGQLWGVLQPCVFSQSRVWSDSDRAIVTQLENQIVPAVVEYVKKSIVQ, encoded by the coding sequence ATGACAGATATAGCTCTACCCGGAACAATCCAAAGTGTTCTCAATAAATATAGTGACCCAGATGCTCTATTTTCTGCATTACTGCCGATACTTGGGCAAGTGTTAAACTGCGATCGTTGTTTTCTGTACCTACGCCATCCTGAAGCTAAACTGGGTAGAATTACTCACATCTGGCGGCGTAATCCTGATATTCCAGATATTGGTGATCCTGAATGGGAATTAGAACCCCCATCATTACCACAGGAAGACCCCATGTTTGCAGCTGCGTTGCGAACAGACCCCTCTATTTACGTTGAGGATGTGGAAACCGCAGACCCCACAGTGCTGAACAAGGATTTTGAACGCCGCAGCTTTGGTCATCGAGCGCTGATTCATGCCCATCTATGCCACAATGGTCAACTCTGGGGAGTTTTACAGCCTTGTGTGTTTAGTCAAAGTCGTGTTTGGTCAGACTCAGACCGCGCTATTGTGACTCAGCTAGAAAACCAAATAGTACCTGCGGTTGTGGAATATGTGAAAAAGTCAATAGTTCAATAG